A single window of Carassius auratus strain Wakin chromosome 9, ASM336829v1, whole genome shotgun sequence DNA harbors:
- the LOC113108998 gene encoding uncharacterized protein LOC113108998 yields the protein MLSESPQITGGKSSSEQQASPTAAAMENRPTEKQTRKRKTKCIHAFFQRIGKTLKLCTLHCYREEILSPFPSDDPADLQPGLSGLEWALSIDPCPSGLELTVNTNPADPDGSLVSEPSSLEVISDSDQADPEPSPVPGPSSLDLKLTLDPGLSKLVSETMNVPGLSSLDVTPVPSLSSIEMKPDMDLTEPKPSSVPGPSGFEAAVEQQSTKRKKKGICAFFRRTWRAVKCAALCGQRDNKVAPDPFAIDPVAQQENSDHQPDLFSLERLTLNAEPTYLEPSPVPGPSKLNNEPMPAPHQSGYEPPVEKQRKIRMKKEIQAFFQRTWRTVKFPSLAPDSCRVEPVVHWDQVDLKPGLSGPLWLSRNDPGPSCFEVTVMANQNPPDSKPDPFSLQSHSTLDPGPAGLVVELTSVPGPSSQEIMPVYGSDMGLDVPGLKPIPGSSLVLTAAVDLIDPEPSSASGSSSCRRTPDTDLDNSKQKHVPVLSGFWPTAASFSSRYDMGVKLGQGAFGSVYKGTHRFSGQKVAIKCIRKKPWNSFINVPGSTERLLSEVVMNVMVCAPPKSPYIVQMIEWFDQPHQFIIVMEYPHPCQTLLEFTMCHERHLDESVARGLMRQAVLAAKHCIERGILHNDIKTDNMLVNTETLQLKLIDFSCSKRINMSCSEDYQEAVESTVWSLAMVLLEIVSRDQPISVFLSKSRHPLIPSFSSENPSVAGRKQPGSSPEQPGSSDESRKLVLGRIQCLLRHM from the exons ATGTTGAGTGAGTCTCCACAGATAACTGGAGGAAAAAGCTCTTCAGAACAACAGGCTTCTCCCACAGCAGCCGCTATGGAGAACCGCCCAACAG AAAAACAAACCAGAAAGAGGAAGACAAAATGCATCCATGCATTCTTCCAGCGAATTGGGAAGACTTTAAAGCTTTGCACCCTACACTGCTACAGGGAAGAAATATTGTCCCCATTTCCATCCGATGATCCAGCAGATCTCCAGCCAGGTTTATCTGGCCTTGAATGGGCGTTATCAATCGATCCATGTCCATCTGGTTTGGAGCTGACAGTTAACACCAATCCGGCTGATCCTGATGGGTCATTGGTCTCAGAACCATCCAGTCTTGAGGTGATATCTGACAGTGATCAGGCTGATCCAGAGCCATCACCTGTCCCAGGTCCATCCAGCCTCGATTTAAAGTTAACACTGGATCCAGGTCTATCCAAACTGGTTTCTGAGACAATGAATGTCCCAGGACTATCTAGTCTTGATGTAACACCTGTACCAAGTCTATCCAGTATTGAGATGAAACCGGACATGGATCTAACCGAGCCCAAGCCATCATCTGTCCCAGGTCCATCTGGTTTTGAGGCAGCTGTTG aACAACAATCaacaaagaggaagaagaaaggcATCTGTGCATTCTTCCGCCGAACATGGAGGGCTGTTAAGTGTGCTGCTCTCTGTGGCCAAAGAGACAACAAAGTGGCTCCAGATCCATTTGCCATTGACCCAGTGGCTCAACAGGAAAATTCAGATCACCAGCCAGATTTATTCAGCCTTGAGAGGCTGACACTTAATGCTGAGCCAACATATCTGGAGCCATCACCTGTCCCAGGCCCATCCAAACTGAATAATGAGCCAATGCCTGCCCCACATCAGTCTGGTTATGAGCCACCTGTTG aaaaacaaagaaaaatcagGATGAAGAAAGAGATTCAAGCATTCTTTCAGCGAACATGGAGGACTGTTAAGTTTCCCTCCTTGGCCCCAGATTCATGTCGAGTTGAGCCAGTAGTTCATTGGGATCAAGTGGACCTCAAGCCAGGTCTATCTGGTCCCTTGTGGTTGTCAAGGAATGATCCAGGTCCATCTTGTTTCGAGGTGACAGTCATGGCCAACCAAAATCCACCTGATTCTAAGCCAGATCCATTCAGCCTTCAGTCACACTCAACACTTGACCCAGGCCCAGCTGGTCTTGTAGTAGAGTTGACGTCTGTCCCGGGACCATCCAGTCAGGAGATAATGCCAGTCTATGGGTCTGACATGGGTCTGGATGTTCCTGGGCTAAAACCCATTCCAGGTTCCAGTCTCGTTCTGACAGCTGCTGTGGATCTGATTGATCCCGAGCCGTCATCTGCCTCTGGTTCATCCAGCTGCAGGCGGACACCTGACACTGATCTGGACAATTCTAAacaaaaacatgtcccagtccTATCTGGTTTTTGGCCAACTGCAG catcattttccTCCCGTTATGATATGGGAGTGAAGTTGGGACAGGGAGCCTTTGGTTCTGTGTATAAGGGGACTCACAGATTTAGTGGCCAGAAG GTTGCTATCAAATGCATACGTAAGAAGCCATGGAACAGCTTTATTAATGTG CCTGGATCTACAGAACGTCTGCTGTCAGAAGTGGTTATGAATGTGATGGTGTGCGCACCTCCGAAAAGCCCCTACATTGTACAAATGATCGAGTGGTTTGATCAGCCACATCAGTTCATCATAGTTATGGAATATCCACATCCATGTCAGACCTTGCTGGAATTTACCATGTGCCATGAAAGACATCTGGATGAATCTGTGGCACGTGGTTTAATGCGGCAAGCGGTGCTTGCAGCCAAACACTGCATTGAACGGGGCATCTTACACAATGACATCAAGACGGACAACATGCTGGTCAACACAGAGACACTGCAGCTCAAACTAATAGACTTCAGCTGTAGCAAACGTATTAACATGTCTTGCTCTGAAG ATTATCAAGAGGCGGTTGAATCAACAGTCTGGTCTTTGGCTATGGTACTTTTGGAGATAGTTAGCAGAGACCAGCCCATAAGTGTTTTTCTCTCCAAATCACGTCATCCTTTGATACCAAGTTTCTCCAGTG